From Epinephelus lanceolatus isolate andai-2023 chromosome 2, ASM4190304v1, whole genome shotgun sequence, one genomic window encodes:
- the LOC117254852 gene encoding chymotrypsin B — MAFLWIVSCLAFVSAAYGCGVPAIPPQVTGYARIVNGEEAVPHSWPWQVSLQQSNGFHFCGGSLINENWVVTAAHCNVRTYHRVIVGEHDKGYGSNEAIQVLKPAKVFTHPGWNPRTINNDISLIKLATPARLGTNVSPVCLAETTDVFAAGMTCVTSGWGLTRYNAPSTPNKLQQAALPLLSNEQCKKHWGSNISDVMICAGGDGATSCMGDSGGPLVCQKDNAWTLVGIVSWGSSRCSTSTPAVYARVTELRGWVDQTLAAN; from the exons aTGGCCTTCCTCTGGATCGTCTCCTGCCTCGCCTTCGTCAGCGCCGCCTACG GCTGCGGCGTCCCTGCCATCCCCCCCCAGGTCACCGGCTACGCCCGCATCGTCAACGGTGAGGAGGCCGTTCCTCATTCCTGGCcttggcaggtgtctctgcAG CAATCTAATGGCTTCCACTTCTGCGGAGGATCTCTGATCAATGAGAACTGGGTTGTGACCGCTGCTCACTGCAACGTCAG gACCTACCACCGTGTGATTGTTGGAGAGCACGATAAGGGCTATGGCTCCAACGAGGCCATCCAGGTGCTGAAACCCGCCAAG GTCTTCACCCACCCCGGGTGGAACCCCCGCACCATCAACAACGACATATCCCTCATCAAGCTGGCCACGCCCGCCCGCCTCGGCACCAACGTGTCCCCCGTCTGCCTCGCCGAGACCACTGACGTCTTTGCCGCCGGCATGACCTGTGTCACCTCCGGATGGGGCCTGACCCGTTACAACG CTCCCAGTACTCCCAACAAGCTGCAGCAGGCCGCTCTGCCACTGCTGTCCAACGAGCAGTGTAAGAAACACTGGGGCAGCAACATCTCCGATGTGATGATCTGCGCTGGAGGAGACGGAGCCACCTCCTGCATG GGCGACTCCGGCGGTCCCCTGGTCTGTCAGAAGGACAACGCCTGGACTCTGGTCGGTATCGTCTCCTGGGGAAGCAGCCGTTGCTCCACCTCCACTCCTGCTGTCTACGCCCGTGTCACCGAGCTGCGTGGGTGGGTTGACCAGACTCTCGCCGCCAACTAA